One window of the Burkholderia ubonensis subsp. mesacidophila genome contains the following:
- a CDS encoding serine/threonine protein kinase codes for MKDSIARDNGQDTASRGDAAEVTVRPLPLGHRLGELQLDEVLGIGGFGIVYRAFDRTLRRAVAIKEYMPSMLATRGGDYTVSLRSERFAPAFDAGRGAFLNEARLLAQFDHPGLVKVLHFWESHGTAYMVMPFYEGRTLKQLLDGGMQMSETQLLDVVAALLGALDTLHRAQCFHRDVALDNVLIRPDGNAILLDFGAARKQIGDLVDDGAMMIKPGYAPIEQYADDPAFSQGPWTDLYALGAVMHAMITGELPPAAVVRSIKDTYRPLATRELPARERYSPAFLAAVDHALQLRIADRPESVAAFAAELGLSGFGRVGFGAAASSGDAPASAQASSAADAESALKRQASGAASAASPSSGETPATSTQLRPASDESAASGQSRAAPASSHQPASPTPGVQPVADASNLSAKAATDKTAAASASGPPRTDAPRTASRLPRAPWRGGRRTGVYVGGALAVLLAVGIGAAYLAKPARTADASASGASVPQAAAPAQAPAPEPGRDTGTAVAQHGATPIVIPPSSPSAGPSVQEPTPTVATTVASEPAAPPPPQIAKDTANVAPSAPGSKIAPAASLDASERVVTVPPSDAAAPPAATSAESVAAVPDEQRPPDRPATVAVRFHVRPWGDIYVSGVRRGASPPLRSVSLAPGTYQIEIRNGELPPLRRTVTIDPGSKPISIDYAFE; via the coding sequence ATGAAGGACTCAATTGCGAGAGACAACGGGCAGGACACGGCGAGCCGCGGCGACGCGGCCGAAGTCACGGTGCGGCCGCTGCCGCTGGGCCATCGGCTCGGCGAGCTGCAGCTCGACGAGGTGCTCGGCATCGGCGGCTTCGGGATCGTCTATCGCGCGTTCGACCGCACGCTGAGGCGCGCGGTCGCAATCAAGGAATACATGCCGTCGATGCTCGCGACGCGCGGCGGCGACTACACGGTGTCGCTGCGCTCGGAGCGCTTCGCGCCGGCGTTCGACGCGGGCCGCGGCGCGTTCCTCAACGAAGCGCGGCTGCTCGCGCAGTTCGATCATCCGGGGCTCGTCAAGGTGCTGCATTTCTGGGAGAGCCACGGCACCGCGTACATGGTGATGCCGTTCTACGAGGGGCGCACGCTCAAGCAGCTGCTCGACGGCGGCATGCAGATGAGCGAGACGCAGCTGCTCGACGTGGTCGCGGCGCTGCTCGGCGCGCTCGACACGCTGCACCGCGCGCAATGCTTCCATCGCGACGTCGCGCTCGACAACGTGCTGATCCGTCCGGACGGCAACGCGATCCTGCTCGACTTCGGCGCGGCGCGCAAACAGATCGGCGACCTCGTCGACGACGGTGCGATGATGATCAAGCCCGGCTATGCGCCGATCGAGCAGTACGCCGACGATCCCGCGTTCAGCCAGGGGCCGTGGACCGACCTGTACGCGCTCGGCGCGGTGATGCACGCGATGATCACCGGCGAGCTGCCGCCGGCCGCGGTCGTGCGCAGCATCAAGGACACGTACCGGCCGCTCGCGACGCGCGAGCTGCCGGCGCGCGAGCGGTACAGCCCGGCATTCCTGGCGGCGGTCGATCATGCGCTGCAGCTGCGGATCGCGGACCGGCCGGAATCCGTGGCCGCGTTCGCGGCCGAGTTGGGGCTGAGCGGGTTCGGTCGGGTGGGGTTTGGCGCGGCCGCTTCGTCCGGCGACGCGCCTGCGTCGGCGCAAGCTTCGTCGGCGGCGGATGCTGAATCGGCGTTGAAGCGTCAGGCGTCCGGCGCCGCCAGTGCCGCTTCGCCTTCGTCAGGCGAGACGCCTGCGACATCGACGCAACTTCGGCCTGCGAGCGATGAAAGCGCTGCATCCGGCCAATCCCGCGCGGCGCCCGCGTCGTCACATCAGCCGGCATCGCCGACACCCGGCGTGCAGCCCGTCGCCGACGCGTCGAACCTGTCGGCGAAGGCAGCCACGGACAAGACGGCTGCCGCTTCGGCCAGCGGCCCACCGAGAACGGACGCCCCGCGCACGGCGTCACGCCTTCCGCGCGCACCATGGCGCGGCGGTCGCCGCACGGGCGTCTACGTCGGCGGCGCGCTCGCCGTGCTGCTCGCGGTCGGCATCGGCGCCGCCTATCTCGCGAAGCCGGCGCGCACGGCCGACGCGTCCGCATCGGGCGCAAGCGTGCCGCAGGCAGCCGCGCCGGCACAAGCGCCGGCGCCCGAACCGGGCCGCGACACCGGGACCGCCGTCGCACAGCACGGCGCCACACCGATCGTCATCCCGCCGTCGAGCCCATCCGCCGGACCGTCCGTGCAGGAGCCGACGCCGACGGTCGCAACGACGGTCGCCAGCGAACCCGCCGCGCCGCCCCCGCCGCAGATCGCAAAGGACACCGCGAACGTCGCGCCCTCCGCGCCCGGCTCGAAGATCGCGCCGGCCGCGAGCCTCGATGCGTCGGAGCGGGTCGTCACCGTGCCGCCGTCGGACGCCGCGGCGCCGCCTGCCGCAACCTCGGCGGAGAGCGTCGCCGCCGTCCCGGACGAGCAGCGTCCGCCCGACCGGCCGGCAACCGTCGCGGTGCGCTTTCACGTGCGGCCGTGGGGCGACATCTACGTGAGCGGCGTGCGGCGCGGCGCGAGCCCGCCGCTGCGCTCGGTGTCGCTGGCGCCCGGCACTTACCAGATCGAGATCCGCAACGGCGAGCTGCCGCCGCTGCGGCGCACCGTGACGATCGACCCCGGCAGCAAGCCGATCAGCATCGACTATGCATTCGAATGA
- the tagF gene encoding type VI secretion system-associated protein TagF, giving the protein MPSEAMSTTPVRTTGGEPPAWYGKIPGAGDFVNRRLPHTLAGWWERWLQQGMAALRQRGADEIARHYTVAPVWNFLIPAGAGAACVQPGCVAPSCDRVGRYYPVLATLPLSTADYWSGLPDAADAFYWQIGSALLDAIRHARTPVDLEETLEQVRLAPGGAGPAARDVELDERSPQALPGQPVAPAWPGLSGYFDPHGATSFWWTNRADGSPLRTLAHTGAPDSRLFLRLFGGDA; this is encoded by the coding sequence ATGCCCTCCGAAGCCATGAGCACGACGCCGGTACGCACGACCGGCGGCGAACCGCCGGCCTGGTACGGGAAGATTCCCGGCGCGGGGGACTTCGTGAACCGCCGGCTGCCCCACACGCTCGCCGGCTGGTGGGAGCGCTGGCTCCAGCAGGGGATGGCCGCGCTGCGCCAGCGCGGCGCGGACGAGATCGCGCGCCATTACACGGTCGCGCCGGTCTGGAATTTCCTGATCCCGGCGGGGGCCGGCGCGGCGTGCGTGCAGCCCGGCTGCGTCGCGCCGAGCTGCGATCGGGTGGGGCGCTACTACCCGGTGCTCGCCACGCTGCCGCTGAGCACGGCCGATTACTGGAGCGGGCTGCCGGACGCCGCCGACGCGTTCTACTGGCAGATCGGCAGCGCGCTGCTCGACGCGATCCGGCATGCGCGCACGCCGGTCGATCTCGAGGAGACGCTGGAACAGGTGCGGCTCGCGCCCGGCGGCGCAGGGCCGGCCGCACGCGACGTCGAACTGGACGAGCGGTCGCCGCAGGCGTTGCCTGGGCAGCCGGTGGCGCCCGCGTGGCCGGGGCTCTCCGGGTATTTCGATCCGCACGGCGCGACGAGCTTCTGGTGGACCAATCGCGCCGACGGATCGCCGCTGCGCACGCTCGCGCATACCGGCGCGCCGGACAGCCGGTTGTTTCTGCGGCTGTTCGGCGGCGACGCGTAG
- the tssM gene encoding type VI secretion system membrane subunit TssM, which translates to MSQAVARFVRPLPSREIWTFAGLVVLACFIWLAGPLLAFADVRPLESGWVRALTIVALFAAWGGRLAWRGWRAGRLNAQLLNQLRDAAPRSAGPDDAAKAQLDELRSRFDEAATLLKKVRFGQADGARKGLSHWLERMSRQYLYQLPWYVFIGAPGSGKTTALVNSGLSFPLAEQFGRAAIRGVGGTRHCDWWFTNDAVLIDTAGRYTTHEGNRALDEAEWKGFVDLLKKYRARQPLNGAMLTISVADLLGASEAERTQHAMVLRKRLLELRAQLGIRFPVYLLVTKADLLAGFAEYFGGYGRAECAQVWGFTFPLAQAEAAGFDLRAAFDREYRLLHRRLNDALPELLASQTDARQREMSYLLPQQIADLQDLLGQFVAEVFSVSSFEPMPMLRGVYLTSGTQEGTAFDRVMSGIKRFLKIEGVPPVAQSGATGKSFFLKSLLQDHIFREAALAGSNLRWHQRRRVLQLGGYVALAFLCVAMLVAWLKSYSNNRAYLDQIAARVPAVDAQIAGATISGAADVARLLPVLDALGSLANAGGVDLAHPPLAYRWGLFQGEKIDEAVDAIYRRALDDVLLPIAASRMEAALREARPDDVEYAYAALKAYLMLYDSAHYDPAFVQAVVDLEMERALPADFTTAQRAALRAHLAALFGNRVAVSPFPMNERLVADVRERLRQVPFSQRLYRQLARTLRPATASYDFSVARAVGPDASMVFRRQSGKPLADGVPGLYTRNGYRNVFAPRLAAAVDAFGREEVWVLNLGASEIPGANDAAAWARDVRQLYLNDYLKIWDDYLADLRLQRTATLAQSIQVARTLSSPDSPLTRLMVALARDTALGDAPGGARNLASRAQDKVDEARSSLAQIFAGQPGGDADAGAAAPASPEQVVDSHFAGLRTFAPGSGEQAAPFDAVLKAIDALYTYLTATDDALRSGATPPPSDAPARLRAQAGRLPTPFREVLDDLSNVANGSVATIEQRSVAQRAGANVGDFCRQAIDGRYPFARGSSRDVAPSDFAQLFAPGGLMDDFFQKNLQPIVDTTSHPWRFANRNADADPAAAAMLASFEKAAVIRDVYFGGGARVAQLKAQIQPLEMDPSIAEMVLDVDGQIVRYAHGPLVPSAVQWPGPRGSNQVRLQASGTAGAADGITTDGPWALHRLFDRAALSAGRGSEQMVARFSVDGKPIVLLVTASSVRNPFRLAQMESFACPPKP; encoded by the coding sequence CCCGCTCGAAAGCGGCTGGGTGCGCGCGCTGACGATCGTCGCGCTGTTCGCCGCGTGGGGCGGGCGCCTCGCGTGGCGCGGCTGGCGCGCCGGCCGGCTGAACGCGCAGCTGCTGAACCAGTTGCGTGACGCCGCGCCGCGATCCGCGGGGCCGGACGACGCGGCGAAGGCGCAGCTCGACGAGTTGCGCAGCCGCTTCGACGAGGCCGCGACGCTGCTGAAGAAAGTCCGCTTCGGCCAGGCCGACGGCGCGCGCAAGGGGCTGTCGCACTGGCTCGAACGGATGTCGCGCCAGTACCTGTACCAGCTGCCGTGGTACGTGTTCATCGGCGCGCCGGGCTCGGGCAAGACGACGGCGCTCGTCAATTCGGGGCTCAGCTTCCCGCTCGCCGAGCAGTTCGGCCGCGCGGCGATCCGCGGCGTCGGCGGCACGCGGCACTGCGACTGGTGGTTCACGAACGACGCGGTGCTGATCGACACCGCCGGCCGCTATACGACGCATGAAGGCAATCGTGCGCTCGACGAGGCGGAGTGGAAGGGCTTCGTCGACCTGCTGAAGAAATACCGCGCGCGCCAGCCGCTCAACGGCGCGATGCTGACGATCAGCGTCGCCGACCTGCTCGGCGCGTCCGAAGCGGAGCGCACGCAGCACGCGATGGTGCTGCGCAAGCGCCTGCTCGAATTGCGCGCGCAGCTCGGCATCCGTTTTCCGGTCTACCTGCTCGTCACGAAGGCCGACCTGCTCGCGGGCTTCGCCGAGTATTTCGGCGGATACGGCCGTGCGGAGTGCGCGCAGGTGTGGGGCTTCACGTTCCCGCTCGCGCAAGCGGAGGCGGCCGGCTTCGACCTGCGCGCGGCGTTCGACCGCGAATACCGGCTGCTGCACCGCCGGCTCAACGATGCGCTGCCCGAGCTGCTCGCGTCGCAGACCGATGCGCGCCAGCGCGAGATGAGCTATCTGCTGCCGCAGCAGATCGCCGACCTGCAGGACCTGCTCGGCCAGTTCGTCGCCGAGGTGTTCTCGGTGTCGAGCTTCGAGCCGATGCCGATGCTGCGCGGCGTCTACCTGACGAGCGGCACGCAGGAAGGCACCGCGTTCGATCGCGTGATGAGCGGCATCAAGCGCTTCCTGAAGATCGAGGGCGTGCCGCCCGTCGCGCAGTCGGGGGCGACGGGGAAGAGCTTCTTCCTGAAATCGCTGCTGCAGGACCATATCTTCCGCGAGGCGGCGCTGGCGGGCAGCAACCTGCGCTGGCACCAGCGGCGGCGCGTGCTGCAGCTCGGCGGCTACGTGGCGCTCGCGTTCCTGTGCGTCGCGATGCTGGTCGCGTGGCTGAAGAGCTACTCGAACAACCGCGCGTATCTCGACCAGATCGCCGCGCGCGTGCCGGCCGTCGACGCGCAGATCGCCGGCGCGACGATCTCGGGCGCCGCCGACGTCGCGCGGCTGCTGCCGGTGCTCGACGCGCTGGGCAGCCTGGCGAACGCGGGCGGCGTCGATCTTGCGCACCCGCCGCTCGCGTATCGCTGGGGGCTGTTCCAGGGCGAGAAGATCGACGAGGCGGTCGACGCGATCTACCGGCGCGCGCTCGACGACGTGCTGCTGCCGATCGCCGCGAGCCGGATGGAAGCGGCGCTGCGCGAGGCGCGGCCGGACGACGTCGAATACGCGTACGCAGCACTGAAGGCGTACCTGATGCTCTACGACAGCGCGCATTACGACCCCGCGTTCGTCCAGGCCGTCGTCGATCTCGAGATGGAGCGCGCGCTGCCCGCCGATTTCACGACCGCCCAGCGCGCTGCGCTGCGCGCGCACCTGGCGGCGCTGTTCGGCAATCGCGTCGCGGTATCGCCGTTCCCGATGAACGAGCGGCTCGTCGCCGACGTGCGCGAGCGGCTGCGGCAGGTGCCGTTCTCGCAGCGGCTGTACCGGCAGCTCGCGCGCACGCTGCGGCCGGCCACCGCGTCGTACGACTTCAGCGTCGCGCGCGCGGTCGGCCCCGACGCGTCGATGGTGTTCCGCCGCCAGAGCGGCAAGCCGCTCGCGGACGGCGTGCCGGGTCTCTATACGCGCAACGGCTATCGCAACGTGTTCGCGCCACGGCTGGCCGCCGCGGTCGATGCGTTTGGACGCGAGGAGGTGTGGGTGCTGAATCTCGGCGCGTCCGAGATCCCGGGCGCGAACGACGCGGCCGCGTGGGCGCGCGACGTCCGGCAGCTATACCTGAACGACTACCTGAAGATCTGGGACGACTATCTCGCCGACCTCCGGCTGCAGCGCACGGCGACGCTCGCGCAGAGCATCCAGGTCGCGCGCACGCTGTCGTCGCCGGATTCGCCGCTGACCCGGCTGATGGTCGCGCTCGCGCGCGACACGGCGCTCGGCGACGCGCCGGGCGGCGCGCGCAATCTCGCGTCGCGCGCGCAGGACAAGGTCGACGAAGCGCGCAGCTCGCTCGCGCAGATCTTCGCGGGCCAGCCGGGTGGCGACGCGGACGCGGGGGCCGCCGCGCCGGCGAGCCCGGAACAGGTCGTCGACAGCCATTTCGCGGGCCTGCGCACGTTCGCGCCGGGCAGCGGCGAGCAGGCCGCGCCGTTCGACGCGGTGCTGAAGGCGATCGACGCGCTGTACACGTACCTGACCGCGACCGACGACGCATTGAGGAGCGGCGCGACGCCGCCGCCGTCCGATGCGCCGGCGCGGCTGCGCGCGCAGGCCGGCCGGTTGCCGACGCCGTTCCGCGAAGTGCTCGACGACCTGTCGAACGTCGCGAACGGCAGCGTCGCGACCATCGAGCAGCGCAGCGTCGCGCAACGCGCGGGCGCGAACGTCGGCGACTTCTGCCGGCAGGCAATCGACGGCCGCTATCCGTTCGCGCGCGGCTCGTCGCGCGACGTCGCGCCGTCGGACTTCGCGCAGCTGTTCGCGCCCGGCGGCCTGATGGACGACTTCTTCCAGAAGAACCTGCAGCCGATCGTCGATACGACGTCGCATCCGTGGCGCTTCGCGAACCGCAACGCGGATGCGGACCCGGCGGCGGCCGCGATGCTCGCGTCGTTCGAGAAGGCCGCGGTGATCCGCGACGTGTATTTCGGAGGCGGCGCGCGCGTTGCGCAGTTGAAGGCGCAGATCCAGCCGCTCGAAATGGACCCGTCGATCGCCGAGATGGTGCTCGACGTCGACGGCCAGATCGTCCGCTACGCGCACGGGCCGCTCGTGCCGAGCGCGGTGCAGTGGCCGGGCCCGCGCGGCAGCAACCAGGTGCGGCTGCAGGCGAGCGGCACGGCGGGCGCGGCGGACGGCATCACGACCGACGGGCCGTGGGCGCTGCACCGGCTGTTCGACCGCGCGGCGCTGTCGGCCGGGCGCGGCTCCGAGCAGATGGTCGCGCGCTTCTCGGTCGACGGCAAACCGATCGTGCTGCTGGTGACCGCGAGCAGCGTCCGCAATCCGTTCAGGCTGGCCCAGATGGAGTCCTTCGCATGCCCTCCGAAGCCATGA